The genomic segment TCTACCACTCTTTACTCCTTGCTCTATGCGTTCAGCTACTACCACAGCGTCAATAAATTGTTGGGCCGAACTACCCATCACATGCTCGTAGTATGGGTCCTTGAGCGTGTTGGCAAATAGAGTGACCATCTCTTTATCCAGGAGTGGAGGATGTACTTGAGCAGCTAGGTCTCTCCACCTTTGAGCATATTCCCTTATGCTTTCCTTGTCCCTTTTCTCTAGGTTGGACAAACTGGTTCTGTCAGGAGTGATGTCCATATTATACTTGTATTGCTTGACAAAAGCATCCACCAAGTCTTTCCATCTTTGGATCTTGGTATTGTCCAATCTCATGTACCAGTTTAATGCCGCCCCACTTAAGCTATCTTGGAAAAAATGCATTAGTAGTTTTTCATCATGTACTACTTCTGCCATTTTGTTACAGTAGGATTTGAGATGAGTTATGGGGCATTGTGTTCCagtatatttgataaattcagGAACACGAAACTTCTTCGGGACAACCACATTTGGGACCAAACACATTTCTACTGCTCGTACTGGATTGTACAAGTCTACCCTCTCAATGGCTTTGATTCGAGCTTCTAGCGCTGCCATCTTATCAATGTCATCAGATGACTTGGTCTTGTGGGACTCATTGGCAAATGCATCTATGATTGCGGGGGTTGGTGCTGGTGGCATTGAGTGCACAAAAGTTGGATTGTGTGGAGGTTCATGACCATGTTCACTCATTCTTTCTTCGGGTTGAGCTGTTGCTggaggttgaacaaaaatagCAGGCCGGTTGGAAGGATCTTCACCAGAGGCATTTCTAAgtgtttgctcgagtaagctagtgAGGCGAGCCACGCTtgctttcagagattctaactCTTCTTGGAAATGGGCGTCACGGTGA from the Populus nigra chromosome 1, ddPopNigr1.1, whole genome shotgun sequence genome contains:
- the LOC133680921 gene encoding uncharacterized protein LOC133680921 produces the protein MEGEERAHRDAHFQEELESLKASVARLTSLLEQTLRNASGEDPSNRPAIFVQPPATAQPEERMSEHGHEPPHNPTFVHSMPPAPTPAIIDAFANESHKTKSSDDIDKMAALEARIKAIERVDLYNPVRAVEMCLVPNVVVPKKFRVPEFIKYTGTQCPITHLKSYCNKMAEVVHDEKLLMHFFQDSLSGAALNWYMRLDNTKIQRWKDLVDAFVKQYKYNMDITPDRTSLSNLEKRDKESIREYAQRWRDLAAQVHPPLLDKEMVTLFANTLKDPYYEHVMGSSAQQFIDAVVVAERIEQGVKSGRISVSVEKRGFEGKKKEVDYVESGYKGRKNPFQNYHTPSPSPQISNINLNPIFPTRKPEPQTTHQRVQEQLPPLPIPLNEMYQKLLSIGHIAPEPLTPLQPPYPNWYKPDLTCEYHAGAAGHNIHTCSAFKKRLMHLIKAGWITFEGTPNVGSNRLPNHASGTGSVNALEVECFENLKALMARARCEKGNVHSQG